Proteins co-encoded in one Amaranthus tricolor cultivar Red isolate AtriRed21 chromosome 7, ASM2621246v1, whole genome shotgun sequence genomic window:
- the LOC130818163 gene encoding heavy metal-associated isoprenylated plant protein 35-like has translation MASLPSEPDQEGSEPLKYKTWVLKVSIHCEGCKRKVKRILHSVEGVYTIDVDTRQHKVIVTGNVDANTLIRKLEKSGKHAELWPNFQQAPQKIDEQINQEQQQQQQENQNQNQNQAQPQNQIPNVEQHQQGPENSGQQQPQQVKEVRFEENNPSAGDPQKPPANNAGNGGGDGGSKKKKKKKKANTANNGNANPNNNGGNVNAAGNPGVVQGGDNGPPPTDSNPPPPAPPQNPNPSPPVNMSTPSQPQNCRVYEHPPTYYAPPPVYAVSYNTAYPSSYSASYYSAPPPYSYAYVHQGADVEAVPAFNWNPHAAPPSDSFEIFSDENPNACSVM, from the exons ATGGCTTCTCTTCCTTCTGAACCTGATCAAGAGGGCTCTGAACCTCTCAAATACAAG ACATGGGTCTTGAAAGTTTCAATTCACTGTGAAGGATGCAAACGAAAAGTTAAGAGAATCCTTCATAGTGTTGAAG GGGTTTACACCATAGATGTGGATACAAGGCAACATAAAGTGATAGTTACTGGAAACGTGGATGCAAATACTCTTATAAGAAAGCTTGAAAAATCTGGTAAACATGCAGAGTTATGGCCTAATTTCCAGCAAGCTCCGCAGAAAATTGATGAACAAATCaaccaagaacaacaacaacaacaacaagaaaatcaaaatcaaaatcaaaatcaagcaCAACCTCAAAACCAAATTCCAAATGTTGAACAACACCAACAAGGACCTGAAAATTCCGGACAACAACAACCACAGCAAGTGAAAGAAGTAAGATTCGAGGAGAATAATCCTTCCGCTGGAGATCCTCAAAAACCACCGGCGAACAACGCCGGAAATGGCGGCGGCGATGGCGGTagtaaaaagaagaaaaagaaaaagaaagcgAATACTGCTAATAATGGTAACGCAAACCCTAACAATAATGGTGGAAATGTTAACGCAGCTGGTAATCCAGGTGTGGTACAGGGAGGTGATAATGGACCGCCACCCACTGATTCAAATCCTCCTCCTCCAGCTCCTCCTCAGAACCCGAACCCAAGCCCACCGGTGAATATGAGCACGCCAAGCCAACCACAAAATTGTCGAGTGTACGAGCATCCACCGACTTACTATGCACCTCCACCAGTGTACGCCGTTAGTTACAACACGGCGTACCCTAGCAGCTACAGTGCATCTTACTATTCTGCGCCTCCACCTTATTCCTACGCGTATGTACATCAAGGAGCTGACGTGGAGGCAGTTCCAGCGTTTAATTGGAATCCGCATGCAGCCCCGCCGTCTGATTCGTTTGAAATATTTAGCGATGAGAATCCAAATGCATGCTCGGTTATGTGA